AGGTTGCCCAGCTCGATGGCCTCCAGCAGGTCCGTGTTGAACCGCTTGCCCTTGTCCTGGATCGCCACGTTCTTGTAGCGCTCGCGCAGCTCGGCGATCTTCTCGACCGCCGTCTTGATCGTCTGCTCGGTGCGGAACACCATGACGTTGGCGTCCATGGTCTCCTGCAGCTCGCGGCGCAGCTCGGCCACCCGCTCGTTGCCGGTGGAGCTGCGCAGCCGCTCGATCTGCTCGACGACGAACGCCTCCGGGTTCTCCGGCAGCTCGACGAAGTCCGCCTTCTGCGAGTACTCCGCCGCCGCGATGCCGGCCCGCTTGCCGAACACGTTGATGTCCAGCAGCGAGTTGGTGCCCAGGCGGTTGGCGCCGTGCACCGAGACGCAGGCGACCTCGCCGGCCGCGTACAGGCCCGGGACGACGGTGGTGTTGTCCGCCAGGACCTCACCCTCGACGTTGGTCGGGATACCGCCCATGGCGTAGTGCGCGGTCGGCTGGATCGGGATCGGGTCCGTGTACGGCTCGATGCCCAGGTAGGTCCGCGCGAACTCGGTGATGTCCGGGAGCTTGGCGTCCAGCTGCTCCGGCGGCAGGTGGGTGAGGTCCAGGTAGACGTGGTCGCCCTCGGGACCGCAGCCGCGGCCCTCCCGGATCTCGGTGTAGATGGAGCGGGACACGACGTCACGGGACGCCAGGTCCTTCATGACGGGCGCGTACTTCTCCATGAAGCGCTCGCCGTCCTTGTTGCGGAGGATGCCGCCCTCACCGCGGGCGCCCTCCGTCAGCAGGATGCCCATGCGCCAGATGCCGGTCGGGTGGAACTGGAAGAACTCCATGTCCTCCAGCGGGATGCCCCGCCGGTACACGGCCGCCTGGCCGTCACCGGTCAGCGTGTGCGCGTTGGAGGTCACCTTGAAGAACTTGCCGCAGCCGCCGGAGGCGTAGATCACGGACTTCGCCTGGAAGACGTGGATCTCACCGGTCGCCAGCTCGTACGCGACGACACCGGCGGACTTCTTGACGCCGCCCACCTCGGTGATCAGCTGGTCCAGGACGTAGAACTCGTTGAAGAACTCCACGCCGTGCTTGACGCAGTTCTGGTACAGCGTCTGGAGGATCATGTGGCCGGTGCGGTCGGCCGCGTAGCAGGACCGGCGGACCGGGGCCTCGCCGTGGTTGCGGCTGTGACCGCCGAAGCGGCGCTGGTCGATGGTGCCGTTCGGGGTCCGGTTGAACGGCAGGCCCATCTTCTCCAGGTCGAGGACGGAGTCGATGGCCTCCTTCGCGAGGATCTCGGCGGCGTCCTGGTCGACCAGGTAGTCACCGCCCTTGACCGTGTCGAAGGTGTGCCACTCCCAGTTGTCCTCCTCCACGTTGGCCAGCGCGGCGGCCATGCCGCCCTGCGCGGCGCCCGTGTGGGAGCGGGTGGGGTAGAGCTTGGTGAGCACGGCGGTGCGGCTGCGCTTCGTCGACTCGATGGCCGCGCGCATACCGGCGCCACCGGCGCCGACGATGACGGTGTCGTACTTGTGGATCTTCATGATTCTCGCAGCCCCGTGCCTAGCGGATGTTCGGGTCGAAGGTGAAGATCACCAGCGTGCCCAGCAGGATGGTGAACACCGTGGCGGTGTAGAGCAGGCCCTTGAGCCACAGCCGGGTGTTCGCGCGTTCCGCGTAGTCGTTGATGACCGTGCGCAGGCCGTTGGCGCCGTGCAGCATCGCCAGCCACAGCATCAGCAGGTCCCAGACCTGCCAGAACGGGGAGGCCCAGCGGCCGGCCACGAAGGCGAAACCGATCTTGGAGACGCCGCCGTCGAGCACGAGCTGGATCAGCAGGTGGCCGAGGACCAGGACGACCAGCACCACGCCGGACAGGCGCATGAAGAGCCAGGCCGCCATCTCGAAGTTGCCCCGGGTCGACCTCGGGGTCTTCTTGGTGCGCTTGCGCGGCGCCTCGATGTAGGGCGCGGGGTTGTCGACGCTGTGGCCGCCCTCGACGGGGCCGACGCCGGAAGCGGTGGTCTCAGTGGTGGACATGGGCGTCAGCTCCCGAACAGTTCACGAGCGGCGTGGCCGAGGACGGGGTAGATCGCCCCGAGCATCAGCACGACCCAGATGCCGACGACGGCCCAGAGCATCTGCTTCTGGTAGCGCGTTCCCTTCGACCAGAAGTCGACGGCGATGACGCGGAGGCCGTTGAGCGCGTGGAAGAGGATGGCGGCGACGAGGCCGTACTCCAGCACGGCGACGATCGGCGTCTTGTAGGTGGCTACGACCTTGTCGTACGCCTCGGGGGAGACACGGACGAGTGCGGTGTCCAGCACGTGCACGAACAGGAAGAAGAAGATGAGGACGCCGGTGACTCGGTGAGCCACCCAGGACCACATTCCTTCCCGTCCGCGGTACAGCGTTCCAGCCGGCACGGAAGAACCCTCCGGGAGCGGGATTGGGGCCTGCCGGCTTCGGTGTCGGACGGGCCCGGCCGGGTACGGTCCACCGGCCCCCAGCATCGTAGCGACGCTTGCCTGTGGCGCTTACACGGGGCCTGTCGGTGTGATCAAACTGGCACGCGTACGGGTGAGGTTTGCGGCATTTGCGGTGAGCTGCCCGCCGTGCGCAGGGCGGGTGCCGTTGTGCCTGGTCGGGCGCGGTACGGCGGCAGCCGCACGCCGGTCACGGCCCCGCGTGCGCGACCAGCTCCACCAGGCGCCCCTTCGCCAGGCGCCGGAGTTCCTCCGCCGTCACCTGGCGCTCGTCCTCCGGATCGTTGGCCAATCGTGACCGGATCGCCGTCAGGACGTGGTCGAGGGCCTCGCCGGGCGACACGCCCTTCACGGAGATGACGAAGACATGCCCGAACTTCGCCTCGTAGGCGGCGCAGGCCGCGTTCAGCGCGGTGTGGGCGGCCTCGTACGTTCCGGGCGGGAGGTGCGGCAGGGACTCCCTCGCCAGCGCCTGCGCCACCTCCCGCGGTGTCAGGTCGTAGGCCGCCTCGTCGGCGGCGGCCAGGAGGGAGGGCAGGTCCGGGTAGGGGCGGTGGGCGGTGACGCGGTCGGCCCAGCGGGGGCTGTGCAGGCAGGTGAGGAGCGCGCGCCGGGCGGATTCGGCGGGGGCGGTGTTGAAGGCGTCCAGCGGGGCACAGGTGCCGCGGGACTGTCCGGGTATGGCGAGCCGGTCGGGGAGACGGTGCGCGGGCAGCGTGAGTCCTCGAAGGAAGGTGTGAAAGTTGTGCCCTCACGTTATCGAGAGTGGTCCCGGTGTGTCCGACGCATGCCCGAATTTCACTCGGACGGGGAGGTTTGAGGACCTCTCGTGGACGCCCGTCGTCCGCTTCGGGCGTACGTTGGCGTCGTGAGCCAGCACAGGCGCCGCGTGTCGGCGACTCGGGCGAGGCGGAGGCGGGTGGCGGCGATGGCCACCGGGGCCGCCGCCGTGGTGGTCGCGGCCGGAGCGGGCCTCGGACTGTGGGCCGGCGGGGGCGACGGGGGCGGCGGCGAGCCGGCGGGCTCCGCGCGGCGGACCTCGGCCGGGGAACCGGCGCGCCGGGCCCCCGGCACCCCGGAACCGAGCCCGACCCACCCCCTCTCCTCCGCGCCGCGCACCATCCCGGCCGTGGGGGCGCACACCCCCGCGCGCGGACCCGGGTGGCGGCCCGAGCGCGGGCACCGGGTGGTGGTCGGCGATCCGGACCTCGCCGACGAGGGCCGGCTGATCGCCGGTGAGCTGGGGATGACGTACGGCGGGCAGAACGGGGAGGTGCGGGCCGGGGACGTCCGGCTGGCGCTGGGTGACGACGAGGGCGCGGACCCGGAGGCGTACACCATGACCGTGCGCGGCGGCCGGGTCACCATCACCGCCGCCGACGACGCGGGCGTCTTCTACGGCACCCGCACCCTGAAGCAGGCCGTGCGCGCCGGGGGCAGCGCCCCGGAGGGCGTGGTCCGCGACGACCCGGCCAAGCCCCAGCGCGGCTTCATGCTGGACATCGCGCGCAAGCACTTCGACGCGGGCTGGATCGAGGACCGGGTGCGGGAGCTGGGGGACCTGAAGTTCAACCAGCTCGGCCTGCACTTCTCCGACGACCAGGGGTTCCGGATCGAGTCCGGCACGCATCCGGAGGTCGTGTCGAAGGACCACCTGACCAAGGCGCAGGTGCGGCGGATCGTCGAGCTGGCCGAGAGCCGGCACATCACCGTCGTACCGGAGATCGACTCGCCCGGGCACCTCGGGGCCGTCATCGCCGCCCACCCCGACCTCCAGCTCCGGGACGCGCAGGGCGTCGCGGCGAGCGGCGCGGTCGACATCTCCGACCCGGACGCCGCCGGGATCGTCGACGACCTGCTGAACGAGTACGCCGACCTCTTCCCCGGCGCGCCCTGGCACCTGGGCGGCGACGAGTACCGGGCGCTCACCGCCTCCGACCCCGAGGCGTCCTACCCGCAGCTCGCCGCCGCCGCGCGGGAGGCGTACGGCGCGGACGGGACCGTCGCCGACCTCGCCACCGACTGGCTCAACGACCGGGCGGAGACCGTCCGTGCGCAGCGCAAGACGCCGCGCGCCTGGAACGACGGGTTCTACCGGGACGCCTCGGTCGCCGCCGACGAGCGGATCCAGGTCGCCTACTGGACCGGCAAGGAGATCGGGGCCCGGCAGCCGGCGGAGTACCTGAGCGCCGGCCGCCAGGTGATCAACTACAACGACGAGTTCCTCTACTACGTGCTCGGCGAGCCGCAGACCTTCGTCTACCCGACCGGGCAGCGGATCTACGAGCAGTGGAACCCGCGGGTGCTGCGCGGGACCGAGGCCGTGCCCGCCCGGTACGACGGGCAGATACTCGGCGGAACGTTCGCCGTCTGGTGCGACCTGGCCGGCGCGCAGACCCAGCAGCAGGTCGCGGAGGGCATCCGCATGCCCCTGCGTGCCACCGTCCAGAAACTCTGGGACCCGGGCGAACCCCCGCTCGACTGGCCCGAGTTCAAGGCACTGGCGGACAGGCTGGGCTGACCCGGGACCGGGCTGCGGCCGCCCCCGGTCCGCTGGCCGAAAACCTCCGCCTCCGCACCCCCGTCCGGCCGGGTGACGCACCGCTGTGACAGAACGCGCCCGTCGCACGCAGTAAGGGGAAGTGCGGGCTCCGTAGAGGTCGGCGCCCATGGCAGGCCTCGGAACGGGCCCGGACGGGGAGATGCGGATGAGCCTGGTGGAACTGATCGCGCAGGCCGACGAACGCGGACTGGCCGCCAGCGGACTGGCTTGTCTTGATCGGTGCGTGCCGCTGCTCGGCGGTGACGACGACGAGGTGCTGCGCCCCCTCTGGGCGAACCTCGTGGACGGCGGTGACGCCGGAGCCTGGGGCGCCCTGCTCGACGAGGCGCGTGCCCGGCTGGGCGTCGCCGACGTCATGGCCGCCGAGGACGTCGAGGACGAGGCCGCCCTGCTCGTCCGCCGGATGCTCGCCGCCGCCCCGGCCGTCCGCTCCGCCCCCGAGGCGCGGGTGTGGGCCGACGCCTGCTCCGTCGCCGCGCTCCAGGTGCACCGGCTGCTCGACCTCGCCGACGACCCCGACTCCGTCGAGGCCCACCGCACCGGCCGCACCGAGGGCATGTCCCCGCTGGTCGCCGCCGAACTGCGCCGCCAGATCACCGTCCTGGAACTCCTCGCCGAGCACGGCACCGGCGGCCTGCGCCGCGCCCTCGACGTCTCCACCGAGGGCCGCCGGGTGCTGCGCGCGGTGGTGTCCCGGCGCGCCCGGCACGGCTAGGGCCTTTCGTCTGGATCAGCCCGGCTTGAGGTCCGGAGCCTCTCGACCGACCCGAGCCCCGCGACGCCGGGGTGATCCGAACGGCAGGCCCCAAACCCCCGGCGGCGGGGACATCCTGTGACCGTTCCGGGACGAGTGGGGCGGTCCTGCGCCGGTTGCGGGAAGCCGCCGGATCCGGGTGACGCATCGCCCGCCCGGAGCGCTCTTCCCCATGTGACGACGACACATCAGGAGATCAGGCCCTCCGCCGCGGCCAAGCCCGCGCGATGGGCGGCGGACGCGGTGGCGGCGGTACGGGAGGGGGCGCGGATACGCCTCGACTACTCCGCGCAGAGCCTGTGGCGCGTCGACCGGTTCATCGACGAGCTGCGCCGCGAGGGCACCCCGTACGCCGCCGCCCGGACGGTGCTGCGCGGCTTCGGGGCGTACGCCGGTGAGGTGATCGTCCGGCAGACCGGCGCCGAGTGGTGGGCGACCGGCGGCGACCACTGGGTGCGCACCCCGGACGGCCGCCTCTGGGACCCCGTCGACGAGGCCCGCCGCTGCTTCGCGGGCGACGGCTCGCTGCGGCTGCTCTGCCGGGACGCGACCACGGGCCGGCCACCGCGCTAGACACCCCGTCCGGCCGGAAGCCGCTCCGGGCCGTGGCGCGGTGGGCCCCCGCCGGACGCCGCGCGACGCGCGAGAGGCCGAAAGGTTGTACGAGGGACATGAGGTGTCCGTGTGCGAATGGACACGTCCACCACCCGTGATGTTCGCGAAGGACCGTCCGCTTGATCATCCGGGAGAACCGGAGGGGGACTCTCCCGCGCGACCGAAGGGACGGGCTCATGAACCGGGTGGACCACACCGCAAGGCCGGCTGCGAGGGAGATGCGCCCGTACACCCGGGCCTTCGTCGCCCGCGTCACCGCCCGCAACCGGCTGCCGCTTGACTTCTCCGTGGCCAGCCTGCGGGTGGTCGACTTCCTCATCGACGGGCTGCGCAAGGGCGGCGCCGAACGGGAGCGGGTGGGCGAGACGCTGTTCGGGCTCGGCGCGTACGTCGGCGAGGTCCTGGTGCGCCGCGCGGGTGCCGAGTGGGTGGACTTCGACGCCCAGCAGAGCGCCTACTTCGGCCAGCACGTCGGAGTCCGGATGCCGGACGGCCGGGTCTGGAACCCGCTCGGCAAGGTGCACAACCGCTTCGACAGCGGAAGCCCGGAGGAGTCCCTGCGGACCTTCTACCTGACGCTGCACGGGAGGCCGCGCAGGGCGGTGGCGTGATCCCGGGCCGGCCGCCGGCCGCCGTTCCCTGTGACATTTCTGTGCGGACCGGCGCTGATGAGCGTGGGGGACGTGGGCAAGGGCGGTCGTGTCCCCGGTTCGGATCCGCCACAGACCGGTTAGGGCGAGGACAGTTCTTGGGCCAGGGAGGGGAACCCCGCCGCGCGCAGGCGTACGACGGGGAACTGGGCGCGGCCGTCGCGCGGGCCCAGGAAGGTGACGAGGCCGCCTTCGCGGTCGCCTACCGGCTCGTGCAGCCCGGGCTGCTCGGCTATGTGCGCGGACTCGTCGGCGACGACGCCGAGGACGTGACCTCCGACGCCTGGCTGGAGATCGCCCGCGACCTCGGGCGGTTCAAGGGGGACGGGGCGGGCTTCCGGGGCTGGACCGCCACCATCGCCCGCCACCGGGCGCTGGACCACCTGCGCCGGCAGCGGGTACGGCCCCGCTCGTCGGCGCTGGAGCAGGACGTGCTCGACCTGCCGGGCCGGCACACCACACACGACCAGGCCCTGGAGTCCATCTCCACCGAGCAGGCCCTGGAACTCGTGCGGGCACTGCCCCGGGACCAGGCCGAGGCGGTGCTGCTGAGGGTCGTCGTCGGTCTCGACGGCCCGGCCGCCGCCCGGGTGCTCGGCAAGCGGCCCGGTGCGGTGCGCACCGCCGCCTACCGGGGGCTGAGACGGCTGGCCCGGCAGCTCGGCGACCGGGGTGTGACGGATGGCGGGCCCAGGACGCTGGGGGAGTCGAAATGAACGTCGGCGGGCACGTCGGCACGGACGTGTGAGAAGAACGGCGAAATGAACGATGCACGCCGAAATGAACAGTGACGACGACAGCGAGGACGACAGACCCGGCCGTGTGCGGGGCACTGGTCGGACAGGACGGGAAGCGGACATGGGTGAACGGCTGAACGGCGACGGTGCGCCGGCCCGCCGCCCGGCCCACCCCGGCGTGCCGGCTCCGGACGGTGCCGTCCCCCCGCCTCCCGCCCCCTTCGCCCCGGCCGGGGGCCTCGACGAAGCCGGGGTACGGGCGCTGCTCGCCGCCGCGGTGCGCGCCGAGCGGGTGGACGCCGAGGGCGAACTGCGTGCCGTGGCCGCCTTCCGGGCCGCCCGGGAGACCGGCGCGCACCGGGCCCGCACCCGCCGCCGGGACGACTGGCGGCCCCGCGGGCGGCGACGCTGGTCGGCCCGCTCGATGAGGACCGCGTTCTCGCTGTTCGCGGCGAGTCTCACCCTGGGCGGCGTCGCGGTCGCCGGGATCGGCTCGGGCGGCTCCGCCCCGCAGGAGCCCGCCGAGGACCGCCGCCGCACCGCTCCCTCCGGCGACACCCCGGCCCCGCGCACCGACCGGCCGGCCGGGCGCACGCCCGGCACCGGCCCGGCGCGGCAGGACCACCCGCCGACCGCGGCGGACACCGAGGCCCACTGCCGTGCCTACGAGCGGGTCGAGGGCCGCGGCCGGGCGATGGCGGCGGAGGCCTGGCAGCGGCTGGTCGCCGCGGCGGGCGGCCCGGAGCAGGTCCCCGGGTACTGCGCGCGGCGGCAGACGGACGAGCGGGCGAACGGAAAGCAGCCGGCGCGTCCCACCGACGCCCCGGCGAGTCCCGCGACCCCCGCGGACCCCGGCGGCTCCGGGCACCGGGGGAAGCCGGCCGCGCCGGTCACCCCGACGGCCCGCCCGGCGGACCCCGGAGGCCGGGCCGAGGAGCACGGGCCGGACCGGGACACCGGGAAGCAGCAGGGCCGGGACTGAGGGATCGGCGGGCCGTCGGCGGGCGGGTCTCCCCGGCCCGCGGACACTCTCCAGGGCCGCCAAGGCAACGGCCGGGGCCGCCACCCCCCACAGGAGAGGCCCCGGCCGTCGCGCGGCACGGGCCGCGCGGCGACCCGTACTTCCTACAGCGCCAAGCGGGCGTTTCGTGTCACACCCCGGCTTTCGCGCCCGCACGGACCCCGCCAGGACCCGGTCCGGGCAAGGTCGCGTCACGAGTTAGTTGCATCTTCTACGTATCTCCCGTGGACATGGACGGGGAACGGTTTCAGGTCGTAACGTGCCATTCGCACCGGACCGCGGCCAGGGGAAGACAGAGCGATCGTGGCAGACGCCCGCGCGAAAGCGGCGCCGGTGAGGCGCAGAGGGAGTGCGGTGCTGGGGGACGACGCCGAGCTGACGGCAGCGGTGCTTGCGGCACAGGACGGGGACGAGACCGCGTTCCGTACCGTGTACCGCGCCGTGCACCCGCGGCTGCTCGGGTACGTGCGGACACTGGTCGGGGAACCCGACGCCGAGGACGTGGCGTCCGAGGCCTGGCTCCAGATAGCCAGGGACCTCGAACGGTTCAGCGGCGACGCGGACCGCTTCCGCGGCTGGGCCGCCCGGATCGCCCGCAACCGCGCCCTCGACCACATACGCATGCGCGGCCGCCGCCCCGCCATCGGCGGCGACGAGACCGAACTGAGCGGCAAGCCCGCCGAGTCCGACACCGCCGGCGAGGCCATCGAGGCGCTGGCCACCGACCGCACCCTCTCCCTGATCGCCGGGCTGCCGCAGGACCAGGCCGAGGCCGTCGTACTGCGCGTGGTCGTCGGCCTCGACGCCAAGACCGCCGCCGAGACGCTGGGCAAGCGGGCCGGCGCGGTCCGCACGGCGGCGCACCGCGGGCTGAAGCGGCTGGCCGAGCTGCTGGGCGAGCCCGGCGGCGATCCGGAATCGACCGGGGTGCTCGACGCCCTGCCCCCACAGCGAGAACCGCGCGGGCGCGCGGTGACGTCCGCGAGTGTGACGCATATGCGCGCGCGGACGCAGAAGGACATGTGATGGCCGACGAGCAGTACAGGTGGCTGGACCGTGAGACAGCGGAGCGGTTGCTGCGCGGCGAGTCACCGGATGCCGTCGACCCCGCCGCCCGGCAGCAGGCCGAACGGCTCGCCGAAGCGCTCGGCGCACTGTCCGCCACACCCCCGCCGACCAGCGAGGAACTCCCCGGCGAGGCCGCCGCGCTGGCCGCCTTCCGCAAGGTCCGCGCCGAGCGCGACGAGGAGCGCGCGGCGCTCGCCGGCCCCGGCCGCGCCCGTCCGGCCGGCGCCGGGCTGATCCGTGGCGGCGCCCGCGCGGGCGACCGCGGCGCGAACGGC
Above is a genomic segment from Streptomyces glaucescens containing:
- a CDS encoding RNA polymerase sigma factor is translated as MGQGGEPRRAQAYDGELGAAVARAQEGDEAAFAVAYRLVQPGLLGYVRGLVGDDAEDVTSDAWLEIARDLGRFKGDGAGFRGWTATIARHRALDHLRRQRVRPRSSALEQDVLDLPGRHTTHDQALESISTEQALELVRALPRDQAEAVLLRVVVGLDGPAAARVLGKRPGAVRTAAYRGLRRLARQLGDRGVTDGGPRTLGESK
- the sdhC gene encoding succinate dehydrogenase, cytochrome b556 subunit, with the translated sequence MPAGTLYRGREGMWSWVAHRVTGVLIFFFLFVHVLDTALVRVSPEAYDKVVATYKTPIVAVLEYGLVAAILFHALNGLRVIAVDFWSKGTRYQKQMLWAVVGIWVVLMLGAIYPVLGHAARELFGS
- a CDS encoding beta-N-acetylhexosaminidase; amino-acid sequence: MATGAAAVVVAAGAGLGLWAGGGDGGGGEPAGSARRTSAGEPARRAPGTPEPSPTHPLSSAPRTIPAVGAHTPARGPGWRPERGHRVVVGDPDLADEGRLIAGELGMTYGGQNGEVRAGDVRLALGDDEGADPEAYTMTVRGGRVTITAADDAGVFYGTRTLKQAVRAGGSAPEGVVRDDPAKPQRGFMLDIARKHFDAGWIEDRVRELGDLKFNQLGLHFSDDQGFRIESGTHPEVVSKDHLTKAQVRRIVELAESRHITVVPEIDSPGHLGAVIAAHPDLQLRDAQGVAASGAVDISDPDAAGIVDDLLNEYADLFPGAPWHLGGDEYRALTASDPEASYPQLAAAAREAYGADGTVADLATDWLNDRAETVRAQRKTPRAWNDGFYRDASVAADERIQVAYWTGKEIGARQPAEYLSAGRQVINYNDEFLYYVLGEPQTFVYPTGQRIYEQWNPRVLRGTEAVPARYDGQILGGTFAVWCDLAGAQTQQQVAEGIRMPLRATVQKLWDPGEPPLDWPEFKALADRLG
- the sdhA gene encoding succinate dehydrogenase flavoprotein subunit is translated as MKIHKYDTVIVGAGGAGMRAAIESTKRSRTAVLTKLYPTRSHTGAAQGGMAAALANVEEDNWEWHTFDTVKGGDYLVDQDAAEILAKEAIDSVLDLEKMGLPFNRTPNGTIDQRRFGGHSRNHGEAPVRRSCYAADRTGHMILQTLYQNCVKHGVEFFNEFYVLDQLITEVGGVKKSAGVVAYELATGEIHVFQAKSVIYASGGCGKFFKVTSNAHTLTGDGQAAVYRRGIPLEDMEFFQFHPTGIWRMGILLTEGARGEGGILRNKDGERFMEKYAPVMKDLASRDVVSRSIYTEIREGRGCGPEGDHVYLDLTHLPPEQLDAKLPDITEFARTYLGIEPYTDPIPIQPTAHYAMGGIPTNVEGEVLADNTTVVPGLYAAGEVACVSVHGANRLGTNSLLDINVFGKRAGIAAAEYSQKADFVELPENPEAFVVEQIERLRSSTGNERVAELRRELQETMDANVMVFRTEQTIKTAVEKIAELRERYKNVAIQDKGKRFNTDLLEAIELGNLLDLAEVMAVSALARKESRGGHYREDYPNRDDVNFMRHTMAYREVGADGSETVRLDYKPVVQTRYQPMERKY
- a CDS encoding RNA polymerase sigma factor, with product MLGDDAELTAAVLAAQDGDETAFRTVYRAVHPRLLGYVRTLVGEPDAEDVASEAWLQIARDLERFSGDADRFRGWAARIARNRALDHIRMRGRRPAIGGDETELSGKPAESDTAGEAIEALATDRTLSLIAGLPQDQAEAVVLRVVVGLDAKTAAETLGKRAGAVRTAAHRGLKRLAELLGEPGGDPESTGVLDALPPQREPRGRAVTSASVTHMRARTQKDM
- a CDS encoding succinate dehydrogenase hydrophobic membrane anchor subunit; this encodes MSTTETTASGVGPVEGGHSVDNPAPYIEAPRKRTKKTPRSTRGNFEMAAWLFMRLSGVVLVVLVLGHLLIQLVLDGGVSKIGFAFVAGRWASPFWQVWDLLMLWLAMLHGANGLRTVINDYAERANTRLWLKGLLYTATVFTILLGTLVIFTFDPNIR
- a CDS encoding 2-oxo-4-hydroxy-4-carboxy-5-ureidoimidazoline decarboxylase, with translation MPAHRLPDRLAIPGQSRGTCAPLDAFNTAPAESARRALLTCLHSPRWADRVTAHRPYPDLPSLLAAADEAAYDLTPREVAQALARESLPHLPPGTYEAAHTALNAACAAYEAKFGHVFVISVKGVSPGEALDHVLTAIRSRLANDPEDERQVTAEELRRLAKGRLVELVAHAGP